The following are encoded in a window of Arthrobacter woluwensis genomic DNA:
- a CDS encoding DUF2264 domain-containing protein, with translation MNDDAAQRRAYWFGFADRQLLAVRPYFSPGHALLRLPGRPAFSGVRSDELEGFARTFLLAALRVAGSGGDDPHGHLDWYRPGLVAGAARWTDEGADAERAAGKVADESWNLVVSRTQALVEAASVAIGLQLTRPWLWDRLDPQEQDTVASWLQGAGTADPWDNNWVLFNAHVAEFLAGVGRDHNPDHITAALDRIEDWAVDGGWYRDGDNGGTGDFFDYYCGWALHLYPLLWCRFAADRAVGGPHPWAADRLPRYRERLSEFLRTYPGFFGGGGEPVFHGRSLTYRFAAAAPLALGALFLEPGEPGGDAESLARAGTLATATLRYFDTPAAFPDGIACLGWQGPYEPMIQNYSGPGSPYWSSKAFLALLLPEGSHFWNTPAETTPARPDETTLIPGPGFLLHRGPDGIAQLANHGSDKHYGPHSDNALYSRFAYSSHTGPLRLPGQGLGSGTDPVPSEAVDNHLAVLDAAGRASWRSRIHRLETGPGTVHGATAASFHRPVWTVTEDEAEQPLTVATGTTAHGGYQLRVYRVQLLSGPAGRYDGWSVREGGWAVTPGVHATLWPLTQGPLVQGPHAQGSAAVVVGEMQGTTAFGEARCPTVTTSLSAATTLLASVHHLGLEAPGHRPGPFTLTESGGWVRASVRMLPLQDEEGEPFTLGLEFRTPGT, from the coding sequence GTGAACGACGACGCCGCGCAGCGCCGCGCGTACTGGTTCGGCTTCGCGGACCGGCAGCTCCTCGCGGTGCGGCCGTACTTCTCGCCGGGACACGCCTTGCTGCGGCTCCCTGGACGCCCGGCGTTCTCCGGCGTCCGCTCCGACGAACTCGAAGGCTTCGCCCGCACGTTCCTGCTGGCGGCGCTGCGGGTCGCGGGGTCCGGCGGCGACGACCCGCACGGACATCTGGACTGGTACCGCCCGGGACTGGTGGCGGGCGCGGCGCGATGGACGGATGAGGGCGCCGACGCGGAGCGGGCAGCGGGCAAGGTCGCCGACGAATCCTGGAACCTCGTCGTCAGCCGGACCCAGGCCCTGGTCGAGGCGGCGTCCGTGGCGATCGGCCTGCAGCTGACCCGGCCCTGGCTCTGGGACCGCCTGGATCCGCAGGAACAGGACACGGTCGCGTCCTGGCTGCAGGGCGCCGGAACCGCCGACCCCTGGGACAACAACTGGGTCCTGTTCAATGCTCACGTGGCGGAGTTCCTGGCCGGCGTGGGCCGTGACCACAACCCGGATCACATCACCGCGGCCCTGGACCGGATCGAGGACTGGGCCGTGGACGGCGGTTGGTACCGCGACGGGGACAATGGCGGCACCGGCGACTTCTTCGACTACTACTGCGGCTGGGCCCTGCACCTCTACCCGCTGCTCTGGTGCCGGTTCGCCGCAGACCGGGCGGTCGGCGGCCCTCACCCCTGGGCGGCCGACCGGCTGCCCCGGTACCGGGAACGGCTGAGCGAGTTCCTCCGGACGTACCCGGGCTTCTTCGGCGGCGGAGGGGAGCCGGTCTTCCACGGCCGCTCGCTGACCTACCGTTTCGCCGCGGCCGCTCCGCTGGCCCTGGGCGCGCTGTTCCTGGAACCGGGCGAGCCGGGCGGGGACGCGGAGTCACTGGCACGGGCCGGGACCCTGGCCACGGCGACCCTCCGGTACTTCGACACCCCGGCGGCGTTCCCGGACGGAATCGCCTGCCTCGGCTGGCAGGGGCCGTACGAGCCGATGATCCAGAACTATTCCGGACCCGGCTCGCCGTACTGGTCCTCGAAGGCGTTCCTGGCGCTCCTGCTCCCAGAGGGCAGTCACTTCTGGAACACGCCTGCCGAAACGACCCCGGCACGTCCGGACGAAACCACTCTCATCCCCGGTCCCGGCTTCCTCCTGCATCGCGGACCGGACGGGATCGCCCAGCTGGCCAACCACGGCAGCGACAAGCACTACGGCCCCCACAGTGACAACGCTCTCTACAGCCGCTTCGCCTACTCCAGCCACACGGGGCCGTTGCGGCTGCCGGGGCAGGGTCTCGGCAGCGGCACCGACCCCGTCCCGTCCGAGGCGGTGGACAATCACCTGGCCGTGCTCGACGCCGCGGGCCGTGCCTCGTGGCGCAGCCGCATCCACCGTCTGGAGACCGGCCCCGGCACAGTCCACGGAGCGACCGCCGCGAGTTTCCACCGGCCGGTCTGGACGGTCACGGAGGACGAGGCGGAGCAGCCCCTCACCGTCGCCACCGGCACGACGGCGCATGGCGGCTACCAGCTGCGCGTGTACCGGGTGCAGCTTCTGTCGGGTCCTGCCGGCCGGTACGACGGATGGTCCGTCCGCGAGGGAGGCTGGGCCGTCACTCCCGGGGTCCACGCCACCCTGTGGCCGCTCACGCAGGGCCCGCTCGTGCAGGGTCCTCACGCGCAGGGGAGCGCCGCCGTCGTCGTCGGGGAGATGCAGGGGACCACCGCCTTCGGTGAGGCGCGGTGCCCGACGGTCACCACCTCGCTGAGTGCCGCCACGACCCTCCTCGCCTCCGTGCATCACCTCGGGCTGGAGGCGCCCGGGCACCGGCCCGGACCGTTCACCCTCACCGAAAGCGGGGGATGGGTGCGGGCGTCGGTCCGGATGCTCCCCCTCCAGGACGAGGAGGGGGAACCGTTCACCCTCGGACTCGAGTTCAGGACACCCGGGACGTGA
- a CDS encoding APC family permease: MSRQGITDGGPSSAVAVSPKGLRAGILDLGDLTMLGMASTAPVFALSVTLGLIVSRVGDFAPLALLLGFAPVLLVALAFRELNAREPDCGTSFTWVRRAFGPYSGWAAGFATAVASVVVLVNLGHVAAQYLWALISRGSWEVSPWLTVPTALVIMAGMCWVNSRGIRMGENVQRTLTYVQYIALGVLAIALVVGVVRDGSAEVFHWGWFDLGAALQDPSRLGQGVLLAIFLFWGWDTCFSLNEESDDPARTPGRGALLSTVALVLIYLALTVLLMMFASTDTNGIGLGNPDNSGDVMGALRETALGPWGWVVLVSLLGSILSGAQATVLPVTRSLLAMGRQGALPARLGSVEPVTQAPRTVSWVVFGAAGVYYLVLTFLGANVMIDSANAVTVFIAFYYAVTAFACVWTFRHTLRDSARNLWLRGILPLLGGVLLTVAFVSGIVQWAKPEFSQTAAGGVGGILLVVLVLAVLGIGLLLWARFSSATRAYFTSRVS; this comes from the coding sequence ATGAGCCGTCAGGGCATCACCGACGGCGGCCCCTCGTCCGCCGTCGCCGTCTCGCCGAAGGGCCTCCGGGCCGGGATCCTGGACCTCGGCGATCTGACCATGCTGGGCATGGCCTCCACGGCGCCCGTCTTCGCACTGTCCGTGACGCTGGGTCTGATCGTGTCCCGGGTGGGCGACTTCGCCCCCTTGGCACTCCTGCTCGGCTTCGCGCCGGTGCTCCTGGTGGCTCTGGCCTTCCGGGAGCTCAACGCGCGCGAACCTGATTGCGGGACGTCCTTCACGTGGGTCCGGCGCGCTTTCGGGCCGTACAGCGGGTGGGCGGCCGGTTTCGCCACGGCCGTGGCGAGCGTCGTGGTCCTGGTGAATCTGGGGCACGTGGCGGCGCAGTACCTGTGGGCCCTCATCTCTCGGGGCTCCTGGGAAGTGTCCCCCTGGCTGACCGTCCCGACGGCGCTGGTCATCATGGCCGGCATGTGCTGGGTCAACTCGCGGGGCATCCGGATGGGCGAGAACGTCCAGCGCACCCTGACCTATGTGCAGTACATCGCCCTGGGCGTCCTGGCGATCGCCCTCGTGGTGGGCGTGGTCCGCGACGGCTCGGCCGAGGTCTTCCACTGGGGCTGGTTCGATCTGGGCGCCGCGCTCCAGGACCCGTCCCGGCTCGGGCAGGGCGTGCTCCTGGCGATCTTCCTCTTCTGGGGCTGGGACACCTGCTTCTCCCTGAATGAGGAGAGCGACGATCCCGCCCGCACCCCCGGCCGGGGCGCGCTGCTCTCCACCGTGGCCCTCGTCCTGATCTACCTGGCCCTCACGGTGCTGCTCATGATGTTCGCTTCCACGGACACCAACGGCATCGGCCTCGGCAACCCGGACAACTCCGGCGACGTCATGGGCGCCCTGCGGGAGACGGCTCTGGGACCGTGGGGATGGGTGGTCCTCGTGTCCTTGCTGGGCTCGATCCTCTCCGGCGCCCAGGCGACGGTGCTCCCGGTGACGCGCAGCCTGCTGGCGATGGGCCGTCAGGGCGCGCTGCCCGCACGCCTCGGTTCCGTGGAACCGGTCACACAGGCGCCTCGCACGGTCTCCTGGGTGGTGTTCGGCGCCGCCGGGGTCTACTACCTCGTGCTGACCTTCCTCGGCGCCAACGTCATGATCGACTCCGCCAATGCGGTGACGGTCTTCATCGCCTTCTACTACGCCGTCACCGCGTTCGCGTGCGTCTGGACCTTCCGGCACACGCTGCGGGACTCGGCCCGGAACCTCTGGCTGCGGGGCATCCTGCCGCTCCTGGGCGGGGTGCTGCTCACCGTGGCCTTCGTGTCCGGGATCGTCCAGTGGGCGAAGCCCGAGTTCTCGCAGACCGCCGCCGGCGGCGTGGGCGGGATCCTGCTGGTCGTGCTGGTGCTGGCCGTCCTGGGGATCGGCCTGCTGCTCTGGGCGCGCTTCTCCTCCGCGACCCGCGCCTACTTCACGTCCCGGGTGTCCTGA
- a CDS encoding glutathionylspermidine synthase family protein: MERKPSTPRPDWREKIESVGLVFSTSTKPDGTQVEYWHENAYYEFQMDEVERLELVAEEMHRMCLEAARFLGTGAMGDLGIGPEARELAVASLEAGDLDIYGRFDFAYDGKGGDAKLFEYNADTPTGLIEASLAQWYWLQDVMPEKDQWNGIHEALIEQWRRYQARTGMSRLHLAHAEEEDSGEDWMTTGYMRDVAEQAGWATVGINMSDIGWNHGYQRFVDMDDFPISTIFKLYPWELMAKEPFGQYLLRREVNPQWVEPAWKMLLSNKALLAALWHLYPGHPNLLPAYLDSPRDLTAWVAKPLHGREGDNIRIHAPGIDLEQPGDYGREGWCYQQYQELPDFDGSHPVLGLWVVGGESVGCGIRESDGPVTDFFCRFVPNIIDAPAPTAAELEAEAAQAFTGGAA, translated from the coding sequence ATGGAACGCAAACCCTCCACCCCTCGCCCGGACTGGCGCGAGAAGATCGAATCCGTGGGGCTGGTGTTCTCCACGAGCACCAAGCCGGACGGCACCCAGGTGGAGTACTGGCACGAGAACGCCTACTACGAATTCCAGATGGACGAGGTGGAACGCCTGGAACTCGTGGCCGAAGAGATGCACCGCATGTGCCTGGAGGCCGCGCGATTCCTGGGCACAGGGGCGATGGGTGACCTGGGCATCGGGCCCGAGGCGCGTGAGCTCGCCGTCGCGTCCCTGGAGGCCGGCGACCTGGACATCTACGGCCGCTTCGACTTCGCCTACGACGGCAAGGGCGGGGACGCCAAGCTGTTCGAATACAACGCGGACACCCCCACCGGTCTGATCGAGGCGTCGCTCGCCCAGTGGTACTGGCTGCAGGACGTCATGCCGGAGAAGGATCAGTGGAACGGGATCCACGAGGCGCTGATCGAGCAGTGGCGCCGCTACCAGGCCCGGACCGGCATGTCCCGTCTGCACCTGGCGCACGCGGAGGAAGAGGACTCCGGCGAGGACTGGATGACCACGGGCTACATGCGGGACGTGGCCGAACAGGCCGGCTGGGCGACCGTCGGGATCAACATGTCCGACATCGGCTGGAACCACGGGTACCAGCGGTTCGTGGACATGGACGACTTCCCCATCAGCACCATCTTCAAGCTGTACCCGTGGGAGCTCATGGCCAAGGAGCCCTTCGGCCAGTACCTCCTGCGGCGTGAGGTCAACCCGCAGTGGGTGGAGCCGGCGTGGAAGATGCTCCTCTCCAACAAGGCGCTCCTCGCAGCCCTCTGGCATCTCTACCCCGGGCACCCGAACCTCCTGCCCGCGTATCTGGACTCGCCTCGCGACCTGACCGCTTGGGTGGCCAAGCCCCTGCACGGCCGCGAAGGCGACAACATCCGCATCCACGCCCCGGGCATCGACCTCGAACAGCCCGGCGACTACGGCCGGGAAGGCTGGTGCTACCAGCAGTACCAGGAGCTCCCTGACTTCGACGGCAGCCACCCGGTCCTGGGCCTCTGGGTGGTGGGCGGCGAGTCCGTGGGCTGCGGCATCCGGGAGTCGGACGGCCCCGTCACGGACTTCTTCTGCCGTTTCGTCCCGAACATCATCGATGCCCCGGCGCCCACCGCCGCGGAGCTGGAAGCCGAAGCCGCGCAGGCGTTCACAGGAGGTGCGGCATGA
- a CDS encoding sensor histidine kinase — protein MTQTQNWALTRTWARRLFGVQRPGLGLVLAIVLPAVLEAAVTATGFRDFPVVMLLHLAVAVLVAALGGLWPAVLASVVATLLLNLFSTQPIGSFHMVDPKAAVTVVIFLVVACSMALAVGLAGRRAIQAEQARDEASLLNGLALRILGSDDSLESFLHRLSETLDGRPVSLLSMEDDGAWPQGAQVERLLASTSPEAPVRSAAAEAAVAVGDQYRLLVGGAELDARQQHLLGAFVALVVAVRERQELVVSQRENAKLSEGNVMRTAILQAVSHDLRTPIAAIKLNVATLRQPGIEFSAEERAELLASVEDYTDRLSSLVANLLDMSRLTGDSAAPLLQPVRWNQVMGSALQGVPAGLVTVDVDGRPPVEADPGMLERVVANIVENAVRHGRGSRIILTAREGVVLCGRPAAELRLADHGPGMDLERQEELFRPFQSLHDSSQGGVRGVGLGLAVARGFTQAMGGRLHAEETPGGGVTMVLTLPLSAGPGEAGRGQAGPGQAGPGHVGPGPADTNASTTEGRP, from the coding sequence ATGACGCAGACGCAGAACTGGGCGCTGACCCGCACCTGGGCCCGGAGACTGTTCGGGGTGCAACGGCCCGGGCTCGGACTCGTCCTGGCGATCGTCCTCCCGGCTGTCCTGGAGGCCGCGGTCACCGCCACCGGTTTCCGGGACTTCCCGGTCGTCATGCTCCTGCATCTGGCGGTGGCGGTCCTGGTGGCCGCGCTCGGCGGGCTCTGGCCGGCCGTTCTGGCTTCAGTGGTCGCGACCCTGCTGCTCAATCTCTTCTCCACCCAGCCCATCGGGTCCTTCCACATGGTCGACCCGAAAGCGGCGGTGACCGTCGTGATCTTCCTGGTGGTGGCGTGCTCCATGGCGCTCGCGGTCGGCCTGGCCGGGCGTCGCGCGATCCAGGCGGAACAGGCCCGCGACGAGGCCTCCCTCCTCAACGGTCTGGCGCTGCGCATCCTGGGTTCGGATGACTCTCTCGAGTCCTTCCTGCACCGCCTGAGCGAAACGCTGGATGGCCGCCCGGTCTCCCTGCTCTCCATGGAGGACGACGGCGCGTGGCCGCAGGGCGCGCAGGTGGAACGCCTGCTCGCCAGCACGTCGCCCGAGGCGCCGGTGCGGTCGGCGGCCGCGGAGGCCGCCGTCGCCGTCGGGGACCAGTACCGGCTCCTGGTGGGCGGAGCCGAACTGGACGCCCGGCAGCAGCACCTGCTCGGGGCGTTCGTCGCCCTGGTGGTGGCCGTGCGGGAGCGGCAGGAACTCGTGGTCAGCCAGCGGGAGAACGCGAAGCTCAGTGAAGGCAACGTCATGCGCACGGCCATCCTCCAGGCCGTGTCCCACGATCTGCGCACGCCGATCGCGGCTATCAAGCTCAATGTGGCCACGCTGCGCCAGCCGGGCATCGAATTCAGTGCGGAGGAACGGGCGGAGCTCCTGGCCTCGGTGGAGGATTACACGGACCGGCTGTCGTCGCTCGTGGCGAATCTGCTGGACATGTCCCGGCTCACGGGTGATTCGGCTGCGCCGCTGCTTCAGCCTGTGCGCTGGAACCAGGTGATGGGATCGGCCCTCCAAGGCGTCCCGGCCGGCCTGGTGACGGTGGATGTCGACGGACGGCCGCCCGTGGAAGCGGACCCGGGCATGCTGGAACGGGTGGTGGCGAACATCGTGGAGAACGCCGTCCGGCACGGGCGCGGCTCCCGGATCATCCTCACGGCCCGGGAAGGCGTGGTGCTGTGCGGGCGGCCCGCCGCGGAACTGCGGCTGGCGGACCACGGCCCGGGCATGGACCTGGAACGACAGGAAGAGCTGTTCCGGCCCTTCCAGAGCCTCCACGATTCCTCGCAGGGAGGGGTCCGGGGCGTGGGCCTGGGGCTTGCCGTCGCCCGCGGCTTCACCCAGGCGATGGGCGGGCGGCTCCACGCGGAGGAGACGCCGGGTGGTGGCGTGACGATGGTGCTGACCTTGCCGCTGTCCGCGGGCCCGGGCGAGGCTGGAAGGGGCCAGGCGGGACCGGGCCAGGCGGGACCGGGCCACGTGGGACCGGGTCCGGCGGACACGAACGCATCGACGACGGAGGGGCGGCCATGA
- a CDS encoding response regulator: protein MTKVLVVEDESGIARALQLNFKAHGYQPLLAPNAAVARRLAADEQPEVVILDLGLPDEDGVDFIRWLRQWSLVPVIVLSARHGSQDKVAALDAGADDYVTKPFGIEELMARLRAATRRSAVVQEIPQVQGADFTVDLAARKVTRDGAEVRLTPTEWSILEILVRNQGRLVSQQQLLLQVWGPAYAKETQYLRVYLNQLRRKLEKDPATPRHLITEAGMGYRFEP from the coding sequence ATGACGAAGGTCCTGGTGGTGGAGGACGAATCCGGCATCGCCCGCGCGCTCCAGCTGAACTTCAAGGCCCACGGTTACCAGCCCCTGCTGGCGCCGAATGCCGCCGTGGCCCGACGGCTCGCCGCCGACGAGCAGCCCGAGGTGGTCATCCTGGACCTGGGTCTGCCGGATGAGGACGGCGTGGATTTCATCCGCTGGCTGCGGCAGTGGAGCCTGGTGCCGGTGATCGTGCTGTCGGCGCGGCACGGGTCGCAGGACAAGGTGGCCGCGCTCGACGCCGGCGCCGATGATTATGTGACCAAGCCTTTCGGCATCGAGGAGCTCATGGCGAGGCTGCGGGCGGCGACCCGGCGCTCCGCCGTCGTGCAGGAGATCCCGCAGGTGCAGGGCGCGGATTTCACCGTGGACCTGGCCGCGCGGAAAGTCACACGCGACGGGGCGGAGGTGCGGCTGACGCCCACGGAGTGGAGCATCCTCGAGATCCTGGTGCGGAATCAGGGCCGGCTGGTCAGCCAGCAGCAGCTCCTCCTGCAGGTCTGGGGGCCGGCGTATGCCAAGGAGACGCAGTACCTCCGCGTGTACCTGAACCAGTTGCGCCGCAAGCTGGAGAAGGACCCCGCCACGCCGCGGCACCTCATCACCGAGGCGGGGATGGGGTACCGCTTCGAGCCGTAG
- a CDS encoding GNAT family N-acetyltransferase, producing MDSAYRFSAQLDDMDREQVHRWLSEQSYWAQGRPRRTQDAAMDSSRNYGVFDRATGRQVAYARVVTDAVTFAWLCDVFVDPAVRGQGVGKDLIAGVIADLEPLGLRRVLLATADAHGLYEQYGFGPLDDPSRFMVKA from the coding sequence ATGGACTCCGCCTACCGTTTCTCCGCCCAGCTCGATGACATGGACCGTGAGCAGGTGCACCGCTGGCTCAGCGAGCAGTCCTACTGGGCTCAGGGCCGGCCGCGGCGGACGCAGGACGCCGCCATGGATTCGTCTCGGAACTACGGGGTGTTCGACCGGGCCACGGGCCGGCAGGTCGCCTACGCCCGGGTGGTCACCGACGCGGTGACCTTCGCGTGGCTCTGCGATGTCTTCGTGGATCCCGCGGTCCGGGGCCAGGGCGTCGGCAAGGATCTGATCGCCGGGGTCATCGCCGACCTCGAGCCCCTGGGCCTGCGGCGCGTGCTCCTGGCGACCGCCGACGCGCACGGGCTCTATGAGCAGTACGGTTTCGGACCGCTGGACGATCCCTCCCGCTTCATGGTGAAGGCCTGA
- a CDS encoding MOSC domain-containing protein: MHPGTVLAVCRVHELRPDPEGRVGVTAIDKRPVEGPVTVHRLGLHGDIQADRANHGGFDQAVYAYSQEDADHWAAELGRDVPAGYFGENLRLAGIATTQAVIGERWRIGTDVELEVTSPRVPCATFQRRVEEAAWVRRFTQEGRVGCYLRVIKTGDIREGDHVHRVYVPDHGITVGQWFSEPTLEMIDALRDAEADGHIVLQDEYHVKFEKLEKRLGR; the protein is encoded by the coding sequence ATGCATCCCGGAACCGTCCTGGCCGTGTGCCGCGTCCACGAACTCCGACCCGACCCCGAAGGCCGGGTGGGGGTCACCGCCATCGACAAGCGACCCGTCGAGGGTCCCGTCACGGTGCACCGGCTGGGCCTCCACGGCGACATCCAGGCGGACCGCGCGAATCACGGCGGGTTCGACCAGGCGGTCTACGCGTACTCGCAGGAGGACGCGGACCACTGGGCCGCGGAACTGGGCCGGGACGTCCCTGCCGGGTATTTCGGGGAGAACCTGCGCCTCGCGGGCATCGCCACCACGCAGGCCGTGATCGGTGAGCGCTGGAGGATCGGCACCGACGTCGAACTGGAAGTGACCTCGCCGCGCGTCCCGTGCGCCACCTTTCAGCGCCGCGTCGAGGAGGCGGCCTGGGTCCGCCGTTTCACGCAGGAGGGCCGGGTGGGCTGCTACCTCCGGGTCATCAAGACCGGCGACATCCGCGAGGGCGATCACGTGCACCGGGTATACGTCCCGGATCACGGCATCACCGTGGGGCAGTGGTTCAGCGAGCCGACCCTGGAGATGATCGACGCCCTGCGGGACGCCGAGGCGGACGGTCATATCGTGCTGCAGGACGAGTACCACGTGAAGTTCGAGAAGCTGGAGAAGCGCCTCGGCCGCTGA
- a CDS encoding DEAD/DEAH box helicase, which yields MPENNLTDNNSAETVDTETVQAPEETTAAQAVDAAPADAETTAPDGDDDGAIKFTDLGIDGRVLAALKDVGYEKPSPIQAATIPLLLEGRDVVGLAQTGTGKTAAFAIPALSRMAELHDTNGPSRKTQALVLAPTRELALQVAEAFTSYAKHMEDFTVLPVYGGSAYGPQLAGLRRGAQVVVGTPGRVIDHLEKGSLDLSELQYLVLDEADEMLRMGFAEDVEKIFQETPDDRQVALFSATMPGQIRRMSKQYLNNPEEISVKSKTTTGANIRQRYVQVMGPHKLDAMTRILEVEDFDGVIVFVRTKMATEDLADKLKARGFQAAAINGDIAQAQRERTVEALRDGRIDILVATDVAARGLDVERISHVVNFDIPHDTESYVHRIGRTGRAGRKGDAILFMTPREKYLLRAIERATKQPVEHMHLPTAETVNSLRMSKFADQITETLESEDLNAFRDLIASYEEEHKVPAAEIAAALAVMAQGGKPLLVEELPATPEFQKRERNKDGFNSRGPSRAVTEGNATYRIAVGRRQRVLPGSIVGAIANEGGLSSSQIGGIDIRSDHTLVELPAELTKDQWAALSRTRIGGELIQLELDNGRRPNRERNDRGGDRGGDRGFGGGRGGNFKGNGGFKREFRKSDEGGFNRDRGERGGSDRGDRGGFTRDRGERSSADRGGRSYSERNERSYDRDSGSRGGYGERPRTGGYGERSGGDRGNSSFGQRKPRHGKGDFGGRNKW from the coding sequence GTGCCCGAAAACAATCTGACTGACAACAACTCCGCCGAGACCGTCGACACCGAGACCGTCCAGGCCCCCGAAGAGACCACCGCCGCTCAGGCCGTGGACGCGGCTCCGGCCGACGCCGAGACCACCGCCCCGGACGGCGACGACGACGGCGCCATCAAGTTCACCGACCTGGGCATCGACGGCCGCGTGCTGGCCGCCCTGAAGGACGTCGGCTACGAGAAGCCGTCCCCCATCCAGGCCGCCACCATCCCGCTCCTGCTGGAAGGCCGCGACGTCGTCGGCCTGGCCCAGACCGGCACCGGCAAGACCGCAGCGTTCGCCATCCCGGCCCTGTCCCGCATGGCCGAGCTGCACGACACCAACGGCCCGTCCCGCAAGACCCAGGCACTGGTCCTGGCCCCCACCCGCGAGCTCGCGCTCCAGGTGGCCGAGGCCTTCACCTCCTACGCCAAGCACATGGAGGACTTCACCGTCCTCCCCGTCTACGGTGGCTCCGCCTACGGTCCCCAGCTGGCCGGTCTGCGCCGCGGCGCCCAGGTGGTCGTCGGCACGCCCGGTCGTGTGATCGACCACCTCGAGAAGGGTTCACTCGACCTCTCCGAGCTGCAGTACCTCGTGCTCGACGAGGCCGACGAGATGCTCCGCATGGGCTTCGCCGAGGATGTCGAGAAGATCTTCCAGGAGACCCCGGACGACCGCCAGGTCGCCCTCTTCTCCGCCACCATGCCCGGCCAGATCCGCCGCATGTCCAAGCAGTACCTGAACAACCCGGAAGAGATCTCGGTCAAGTCCAAGACCACCACCGGTGCGAACATCCGCCAGCGGTACGTGCAGGTCATGGGCCCGCACAAGCTGGACGCCATGACCCGCATCCTCGAGGTCGAGGACTTCGACGGCGTGATCGTCTTCGTGCGCACCAAGATGGCCACCGAGGACCTGGCTGACAAGCTCAAGGCCCGTGGTTTCCAGGCCGCCGCCATCAACGGCGACATCGCCCAGGCCCAGCGTGAGCGGACCGTGGAGGCCCTGCGTGACGGCCGGATCGACATCCTGGTCGCCACCGACGTCGCGGCCCGAGGTCTGGACGTCGAGCGCATCAGCCACGTCGTCAACTTCGACATCCCGCACGACACCGAGAGCTACGTGCACCGCATCGGCCGCACCGGCCGTGCCGGCCGCAAGGGCGACGCGATCCTCTTCATGACCCCGCGCGAGAAGTACCTGCTGCGTGCCATCGAGCGTGCCACCAAGCAGCCCGTGGAGCACATGCACCTGCCCACCGCGGAGACCGTGAACAGCCTGCGCATGAGCAAGTTCGCCGACCAGATCACCGAGACCCTCGAGTCCGAGGACCTGAACGCGTTCCGCGACCTCATCGCCTCCTACGAAGAGGAGCACAAGGTCCCCGCCGCGGAGATCGCCGCGGCCCTGGCCGTCATGGCCCAGGGTGGCAAGCCCCTCCTGGTGGAAGAGCTGCCCGCGACTCCGGAGTTCCAGAAGCGTGAGCGCAATAAGGACGGCTTCAACTCCCGTGGCCCGTCCCGTGCGGTCACCGAGGGCAACGCCACCTACCGCATCGCGGTGGGCCGTCGCCAGCGCGTGCTCCCCGGCTCGATCGTGGGCGCCATCGCGAACGAGGGCGGCCTGAGCTCCTCGCAGATCGGCGGCATCGACATCCGCAGCGACCACACCCTCGTGGAGCTGCCGGCCGAGCTGACCAAGGATCAGTGGGCAGCTCTGTCCCGCACCCGGATCGGCGGCGAGCTCATCCAGCTCGAACTCGACAACGGCCGTCGTCCCAACCGGGAGCGCAACGACCGTGGCGGCGACCGCGGTGGTGACCGTGGCTTCGGCGGTGGACGCGGCGGCAACTTCAAGGGCAACGGCGGGTTCAAGCGCGAATTCCGCAAGTCCGACGAAGGCGGCTTCAACCGTGACCGTGGCGAGCGCGGCGGTTCCGACCGTGGCGACCGCGGTGGCTTCACCCGTGACCGCGGGGAGCGCAGCAGCGCCGACCGTGGCGGACGGTCCTACTCCGAGCGCAACGAGCGCAGCTATGATCGGGACAGTGGTTCCCGCGGTGGATACGGGGAACGGCCGCGCACTGGCGGCTACGGTGAGCGCTCCGGCGGTGACCGTGGCAACAGCAGCTTCGGTCAGCGCAAACCGCGCCACGGCAAGGGCGACTTTGGCGGACGGAACAAGTGGTAA
- a CDS encoding LysM peptidoglycan-binding domain-containing protein has product MVKNFSEEAFTPGVGASSAHSGHVPAHREDAPVDAVPAGDEPVDGEGAGAHVAGLDPDDAGTPGEAPEETEALAAVVVPERPQEVTVEEGETLESIAARWGVEAGELAALNAWFVPNPGSLFPGQVLRLPD; this is encoded by the coding sequence GTGGTAAAAAACTTCTCTGAAGAGGCGTTCACCCCTGGGGTGGGCGCCTCTTCGGCGCATTCAGGGCATGTTCCGGCGCACCGGGAGGACGCTCCGGTCGACGCGGTGCCGGCGGGCGATGAGCCGGTCGACGGCGAGGGTGCCGGGGCGCACGTCGCGGGACTGGACCCCGACGACGCCGGGACGCCCGGCGAGGCGCCCGAGGAGACGGAGGCGCTGGCCGCCGTCGTCGTGCCGGAAAGACCGCAGGAAGTGACGGTGGAGGAGGGGGAGACCCTGGAGTCCATCGCGGCGCGCTGGGGTGTCGAGGCGGGCGAGCTGGCGGCACTGAACGCGTGGTTCGTGCCGAACCCGGGATCGCTGTTTCCCGGGCAGGTCCTGAGGCTTCCCGACTGA